The Ornithinimicrobium sufpigmenti genome includes the window TCGCTCCTCCCCGCGGGAGACCTCGGCCAGTGGACAAGCTCTCTCGCTGAGGCGCACGAGACCCCACTGACAGACGCATTCGATGCAGCGATCGCATCGCTCCAAGTCGCCTCTGGAGTACTGGCACTGCCAGAGGCACGTCGTTCGCACCGCATCGTCGATCAGGTCGTGGAAACCGCGAAGCACGAGTTCATCCAGTCACGGCAGATACTCGAGCAGTCGCCGAGGGATGCGATCACAGAGCAGATCGCACAGCTCCTTGACTCCCTAAACGACGCGTTGCTTGACGAAGAGGCCGGTGAAAGTGCCGGTGGGGACATCGCTAGTCAGTTGTTGCAGATGATGACACAAGGTCATCAGACGGAGTTGACGGTAGCTGTGTCGGTAGCGCGACTGATGTCGCTGGAGTGGGACATCGATAGGGACACAGCCGGGCAATTCTTTGAGATCGACTAGACAGATGACCGACGACCCCGGGAGCGGATTATTCCGCCACAGGCCACGACCGCAGAACGCACCGTCTCATCGCCGACCCCCAGTTCGGTCGCGACTTCTTCGAGAGTCATGCCCTGCTCGTACAGCCGAGCCGCCTCGCGACGTCCGGGCTCATCCAAACCGCGTCGGCGCACCGCGACACCTGCCTGCGCAGCGAGCCGATGCACAGTCGTGCGATGTATCCCGAACCGCCGCGACAGCTCATCGACCGGCGCTCCTTCGGCGTACTCCTCAGCCAGCGCAGCCCGATTCGGGACACTCAAACGGGTTTGAGGACGGGGCGAATTTTTCACGACCGGGCCGCGCATATCCTCGATAGGCTGAGGCTCAGGACGCGACACACGACGCCGCGATCCCCGCAGAACGCGGCGAATCAGCGTCATGAGTGGCTTGCGCGGGTTTGAGAACCACCCAGCGACGTGCACCACGGACGGCCCGTTGTCCGGTCGTCAGCGGCATGACAAGCAGCATCGATGCGGACCCCACCTGGTCGGGATGGGCGCTACCGTCGAGCCTGTGACGGAGGCGCGGCAGCAGCGGACGGTGGCGCAGAAGATGGGTGTCCGCGCCGGCACCAGGGCGCACGTGGTCGGGGCGCCGGCGTCGGCACTGGCGGCGATGAGCCTGCCGGATCTCGAGGTCACCGACGCACTGGACGGCGAGTTCGACTATCTGCACCTGTTCGTCACCCGCCAGGAGCAGCTGAGCGCGCAGTTCGGCACGCTGCGCGACCGGCTGGGTCCCGGCGGGATGCTGTGGGTCTCCTGGCCGAAAGGGCGCAGGTACGGCACGGACCTGACGATGAGGTCCGTCATCGCGATCGGCTAAGACCACAACATGGTCGAGAGCACCTGCCTGCGCATCGACGAGGTCTGGGCCGGGCTGAAGTTCACCCACCCCGTCCCGGGCAAGCACTACGCCAACAGCTACGGCACCCTGCCCGGTCAACGGCCCTGACACAGCGTTGCGGGGGCGCTGAGGGGTGCCCGCCGTCGGACAGGGCGTCACACGTCCAGCCGTGCCCCAGGCCGCCCGTCCTACAGGCCCCGCCCCCCGTCGATCACTGACGGGTCGGTCCCGCGAGTGGCGTCCGCGCTCGCGGCGCCCTCGCTGCCGGCCCAGAGCAGGGCCCGCGCGACGAGGGCGTACTGGCCCTTGGGGTGGGCGCGGAACAGTGGCTCGGAGCCGAAGAGCACCGCGCGCGCTCCTGATGCCGTGTCGCCGCTGACCACCAGCGCCTGGCCGACGGCCGCCTCCTGGCCGCCGTCGGTGCCGCCGGTCCAGTGCCCCGAGACGAGCGGATCAGCGGTGAGCCGCTGGTCGGCCCGCACGTCGGGGCCCAGCTGGGTGAACCAGAGGGGAGAGTAGACGAAGGTGTGCTCGGTGGCTGCCGAGGCCACGGGGCTCGCGGGGTCGGAGGCGACCCGCACCACGCCGTTGGCGTCGGCCCGGCCGGAGACGACGGTGACGTCGAGGAGGTTGAGCGCGTCGTTGATCTCCGCGCCCACGCTGCCGCGTCCGACGAACCCTCCGCCGGTCTCGACGAAGGATCGCAGCTCAGCCCGTGCCTCAGCCCCCAGCTCGCGCCAGGAGATCCCGCTGGAGACGTAGAGGGCGTCGAGGGCAGACAGGTCGAGCCCGGCGTTGAGGCTGCGGGTGGTGACCGGCTCCACGGTCAGCCCCATCTCGCCGAACGCCCACCTCTCCTCAGCGGTGCCAGCCACACCCACGACGCTCGCGGAAGGCGGCAGGGGCTCCCCGCCGGCGTCGACGGGCGCCTGCTCGAGGGTCACGCCGTGCACCTCGGTGGCATTGCCGGCGGCCCACGGGTAGCGGTACGGCACCAGCACGCTGCCGTCGGACAGCAGCTCGACGGGGACCCCCTGCCCGAGCAGGGTGGCCACGGCCTGGACGTCGGCGGGGTCGGCCATCGGCAGGACCCATCCGGTAGAGCTGTCCGCGAGGTCCCCCGTGGCGTCGGCGGCCTCGACGTCGGTGCCCACGACCCGCAGGGGGTACCGCTCCGGCACGGTCACCACGTCGGCGCCCCACAGCTGCCCCAGGCTCCAACCGGAGATGTCGTACATCGCCTCCACCCGGTCGGTCAGGTCGCCGCCCCGGCCGAGGATCGCGTTGGCGACCGCGCGCTTGGCCTGGTGCTGGTCGACCACATAGCTCCCCGCCGGGTAGCTGCGGCCGGCGATCGCGGTGTCGTGGTCCAGGCGGGTGACCTCGACATCGTTGGCGACCAGGTGGTTCACCAGGCGGGCGGCGGCGGGCGCCGAGCGCTGGGCCTCACCCGCGGGTATGACGTAGGCCCGGGGGAAGGTCGTGGTGTAGACGTCCTCGGGCCCGATGACCCCGAACAGTCCCTCCTCGACGGGCCGCTGACGCTCCCCGGCGGCGGCGCGACGGAAGATCTCGACGTGGTCGGCGAGCAGCTCGGTGCGGTGCTCGACGGCATACTCCATCGTGGCGGTGAGCGCGGCCAGGGCGATCTCGGTGTTGACGGACGCGCGCCTGCGCAGCTCTTCCTCGGGCAGCTCGTAGCTGGAGCCGTTGACGCGCAGGGGGAGCTCGACGGTGTGCGCGACCGCCCCGTGCAGTGCGGCATACTGCGGCACGAAGATCGGGGGCCAGCCGTCCCAGCCCTGCTCCCAGTCGCGCAGCGGGATCTGGACGGGGCGGACGCCGTCGGCGCCGCCCAGCTCGAGCGCGCCGATCGCCCGCTCGATCTCCAGGGCGAGGGGGTAGGAGTGGCGGACGAGCAGGTCGAACTCGTAGTTGTCGCCGTGCGGGGGCGTCGTGGGCTCCACGAGGGTGCCGTTGACGTAGCCGTGGAGGTCGACCAGCAGGGCGGGCTGGGTCCGGATCAGCGCCTCCCGCAGCGCCACGGTCTCCGGCTGCGTCGCGGTGATCAGGTCCCGGTTGAGGTCGAAGCCGTGGGCGTTGCGGCGGTCGCCCTCGACGCGGCCGTCGGGGTTGGCGGAGAGAAGCAGGTGGATCCGCGTGCTCCCCAGGAGCGCCTCGACCGCCGGATCCTCGGAGGTGGCGTAGTCCTCCACGAGCCGGAGGGCGGCGTCCGTGCCCTCCCACTCGTTGCCGTGGATGTTGGCGTTGACGAAGATCGGCACCTTGTAGCTGCGGGCCAGCCCCTGGTCCTTGGCTGCCTGGTCCG containing:
- a CDS encoding M14 family zinc carboxypeptidase, whose translation is MTRARRPMRAVAAAAALGAAVTLAPLPSSGTGVAAHPEPVVEPVADEQDASLRLGLAAYDELRPRLEGLAGASDRVSVEAIGSSAQGRDLLLVTLTAPESPAQARQQDRMRERITDRPDQAAKDQGLARSYKVPIFVNANIHGNEWEGTDAALRLVEDYATSEDPAVEALLGSTRIHLLLSANPDGRVEGDRRNAHGFDLNRDLITATQPETVALREALIRTQPALLVDLHGYVNGTLVEPTTPPHGDNYEFDLLVRHSYPLALEIERAIGALELGGADGVRPVQIPLRDWEQGWDGWPPIFVPQYAALHGAVAHTVELPLRVNGSSYELPEEELRRRASVNTEIALAALTATMEYAVEHRTELLADHVEIFRRAAAGERQRPVEEGLFGVIGPEDVYTTTFPRAYVIPAGEAQRSAPAAARLVNHLVANDVEVTRLDHDTAIAGRSYPAGSYVVDQHQAKRAVANAILGRGGDLTDRVEAMYDISGWSLGQLWGADVVTVPERYPLRVVGTDVEAADATGDLADSSTGWVLPMADPADVQAVATLLGQGVPVELLSDGSVLVPYRYPWAAGNATEVHGVTLEQAPVDAGGEPLPPSASVVGVAGTAEERWAFGEMGLTVEPVTTRSLNAGLDLSALDALYVSSGISWRELGAEARAELRSFVETGGGFVGRGSVGAEINDALNLLDVTVVSGRADANGVVRVASDPASPVASAATEHTFVYSPLWFTQLGPDVRADQRLTADPLVSGHWTGGTDGGQEAAVGQALVVSGDTASGARAVLFGSEPLFRAHPKGQYALVARALLWAGSEGAASADATRGTDPSVIDGGRGL